In Atribacterota bacterium, one DNA window encodes the following:
- the hpt gene encoding hypoxanthine phosphoribosyltransferase, with amino-acid sequence MIRQEQIEEILIPENQIQKKIQELGNQISRDYKGKQLICIGVLRGAIIFLADLARNIKVPIIMDFMDISSYGTSTESSGVVRIIKDLDENIEKKDVLIIEDIVDTGLTLDYLIRMLKSRNPASLKVCALLNKVERRRIDVPIDYCGFDIPDKFVVGYGLDFNGLYRNIPYILVLKSQYYQMNDTDKQ; translated from the coding sequence ATGATAAGACAGGAACAAATTGAAGAAATATTAATACCGGAGAATCAGATACAAAAGAAAATACAGGAATTAGGCAATCAAATATCCAGGGATTACAAAGGCAAACAGTTGATCTGTATCGGAGTTTTAAGAGGCGCAATCATTTTCCTGGCAGATTTGGCTCGTAATATCAAAGTGCCAATAATAATGGATTTTATGGATATTTCAAGTTATGGCACTTCCACAGAATCATCCGGAGTTGTAAGGATTATAAAGGATTTGGATGAAAATATTGAAAAAAAGGATGTTTTAATTATTGAAGATATAGTCGATACAGGATTAACTTTAGATTATTTAATTCGAATGTTAAAATCAAGAAATCCTGCAAGTCTGAAAGTATGTGCTTTGCTGAATAAGGTAGAAAGAAGAAGGATTGATGTACCTATCGATTATTGTGGTTTTGACATACCTGATAAATTTGTAGTCGGATATGGTCTGGACTTTAACGGACTATATCGAAATATCCCTTATATTTTAGTTTTGAAATCCCAATACTATCAGATGAATGATACTGACAAACAATAG
- the tilS gene encoding tRNA lysidine(34) synthetase TilS: MLHPGDTVIVAVSGGPDSLCLLHILNSIKKRLDLHLIVAHVNHGIRVAESKKEADFVRLEANQMDIPFEQLTVSVPIIAQEKSLSLEQAGRLVRYQFLKGLYKEYKANKIAIGHHADDQIETVLMRLMRGSGLQGLRGIPAKRDQIIRPLIECNRQEIEDYCKRNNITYFIDSSNTESMFLRNKVRNQLIPLLAKEYNPSIGSSLIKLQTIVQDELNYWEDITKQYLLDCIIEKSSSKIVLDIKKIRKIHVALQRHIIRKGIVLIKDYLADIEFDHIESIRELCLFNRGEKCINLPDNIKARKSYYKLEIFYVGGRKKTKTTQYKIGNKWEFDLPLLIDKEYPQVGIKMTTKLYNYSEKIKEQYLNNKSKSEAYLDYDKLGLPLKIRNRRDGDCFKPLNCGYFKKIKSYFIDWKIPQFKRGQITLVVDNSDSIVWVADYQIDDRFKITKKTKKVLHIKKIIRKKNIES, from the coding sequence ATGCTACATCCGGGAGACACGGTTATAGTTGCCGTTTCCGGAGGCCCTGACTCATTATGCCTGCTTCACATTCTTAACAGTATAAAAAAAAGACTTGATTTGCATCTTATTGTAGCACATGTTAATCATGGCATAAGAGTTGCTGAATCAAAAAAGGAAGCAGACTTTGTCCGGTTAGAAGCCAACCAGATGGATATACCTTTTGAGCAATTAACAGTTTCTGTGCCAATTATTGCTCAAGAAAAATCATTATCTTTAGAACAAGCCGGCAGATTGGTGCGATATCAGTTTCTTAAAGGTTTGTACAAAGAGTATAAAGCAAATAAGATTGCTATAGGCCATCATGCTGATGACCAGATTGAAACTGTTTTGATGAGATTAATGCGAGGTAGCGGTTTACAGGGATTAAGGGGTATACCTGCAAAAAGAGATCAGATTATTCGCCCTTTAATTGAATGTAACAGGCAGGAAATAGAAGATTATTGTAAGAGAAATAATATTACTTATTTTATAGATTCTTCAAATACAGAGTCGATGTTTCTGCGAAATAAAGTTAGAAATCAATTAATACCTCTACTTGCCAAAGAATATAATCCCTCAATTGGAAGTAGTTTAATAAAATTACAAACAATTGTTCAAGATGAATTAAATTATTGGGAAGACATAACCAAACAATATCTTTTAGATTGTATAATAGAAAAAAGTTCTTCCAAAATTGTTCTGGATATAAAAAAAATCAGGAAAATCCATGTAGCGTTACAAAGACATATTATTCGTAAAGGGATAGTTTTGATAAAGGATTATCTTGCTGATATTGAATTTGATCACATTGAGAGTATTAGAGAACTGTGCCTGTTTAACCGGGGTGAAAAATGTATTAATTTACCTGATAATATCAAAGCAAGAAAGAGTTATTATAAACTGGAAATATTTTATGTTGGGGGTAGAAAAAAAACTAAAACTACTCAATACAAAATAGGAAACAAATGGGAATTTGACTTACCATTGCTTATCGATAAGGAATACCCTCAAGTAGGTATCAAAATGACAACTAAACTATATAATTATTCAGAAAAAATAAAAGAACAATATTTAAATAATAAGAGTAAATCTGAAGCCTACCTGGACTATGATAAATTAGGCCTTCCTCTTAAAATTAGAAACAGAAGGGATGGGGACTGTTTTAAACCTTTAAATTGTGGGTATTTTAAAAAAATTAAATCATATTTTATTGATTGGAAGATACCACAATTTAAAAGAGGCCAGATTACTCTGGTTGTTGATAATTCTGATAGTATTGTATGGGTTGCAGATTATCAGATAGACGACCGTTTTAAGATTACTAAAAAAACAAAAAAAGTTTTGCATATAAAAAAAATAATCCGCAAAAAAAATATAGAAAGCTAA
- a CDS encoding septum formation initiator family protein codes for MSVIRSLFESKITWAIILLLIFYISFVFSEKYASILELNVYIYELEDEINDLQKENKLLAERIDLLNTNPYIEKIAREELDMVKPNEILYKATRIE; via the coding sequence ATGTCTGTAATAAGATCTCTTTTTGAATCAAAAATAACATGGGCAATTATCTTGTTATTAATATTTTATATATCATTTGTCTTTTCAGAAAAATATGCCAGTATTCTTGAGTTAAATGTTTATATCTATGAATTAGAGGATGAGATTAATGATTTACAGAAAGAAAACAAACTATTGGCTGAAAGGATAGATTTATTGAATACTAATCCTTATATTGAAAAAATTGCCCGGGAAGAACTTGACATGGTTAAACCTAATGAGATTTTATATAAAGCTACCAGGATTGAATAG